Below is a window of Quercus robur chromosome 6, dhQueRobu3.1, whole genome shotgun sequence DNA.
TCCAAATTCCATAATGATAAAAGCGTAATAATGTTCTTTGTGCTCAACGTCAAATTTTAGCCTcaaccacacccccccccccccccccccaaaaaaaaaacaccttgtTGTGCCTTTAGGCCTTAAGACAAAATCACAAAACGAAGCCCAGGAGAGAGGGTTGACCTTGTAATTCTTACACTGACACAGACACTCTAAACTAGAAATTGCATTTgttaagtaaaaaattttataattacttCAATTTTAAAGACTGCTACAAACCAAAGCAGTATCTCCAACCATGATATGATCATTTAAACCGTCTCCTCTTGAAAATCCCAGCATCTTTTCGAACATTTCTTACCTTACTCAATTGAAGTTGTCTTGAGCTCCTTAATCTTTGAGATCTGCCCCTAACATGAACAGATACTTCCCCAGTCTTCAACCTTACATGATGGTGATTGTGACAGTGTCCACTATGCCTACTTGAAGGGTAGAGAGATCTCCGAAGCCgatcttttcttctctctctgacCGACTTTTGCTTTCTACTGACATTTAGATGATGATAGTTATCTAAAAAATCACTTTCATCACTTGAACTGTACCCTAATTCAACATCTTGAAAACGGCGCCTACGCCGGCGATTTATCCTCTTGGTATTCTTTAACTTGTGCCACAAGAAACAGCTAATG
It encodes the following:
- the LOC126732485 gene encoding uncharacterized protein LOC126732485, which produces MGGVIGKAANGIGGVIGSAFAAPVKTIFGASCEGVCSGPWDVVCFIEHLCVSNLLKLLMILVLCYIMLLLFYLLFKLGICQCIVRSLCKMCWAACETYFFSLEDISCFLWHKLKNTKRINRRRRRRFQDVELGYSSSDESDFLDNYHHLNVSRKQKSVRERRKDRLRRSLYPSSRHSGHCHNHHHVRLKTGEVSVHVRGRSQRLRSSRQLQLSKVRNVRKDAGIFKRRRFK